From Saccharibacillus brassicae:
CCGAGAATGACGGCCTTGACGGCGGCAAACGGGGTCAATTTCAAGGCCTGAAACAAAAGCGGCTCCGGCGGATACACGGTATGGGTCCGATATTCTTCCTCGACCCGCTGCATCAACTCCCCGAAATACGGTTGATGGATCTCTTCTTTCAATACCTCGTCCCAATCGTTGCCAAACATTCGTTTCGCTCCTTTCCAAAATTTTCTATGAAAGCCCGAAAGAAGGACGTCCGGCCTTCATTACCCCAAAACGCTCCCGACGCTTCGGACGCCTCAAAACGTTCAAAAAGCCGACTCTCGCGCGAACAAGAGCCGGCCTGGCGATCCGGTAAACGTTAGCAATTATACTAGCACGTTTGGCGGTAAGGCGCAATTTGAACCGTGCGGCGCGGCGCTTACTTGCGGCCGTAATCGGCTTTGATTTCGCCCCAGTCCCGCGTTTCCCATTTCATGATTTTGGTCCGGTACGGATGCGTCTCCAGCCATTCGACCGCCCGATCGACGAGCGTCCAGATCTCTTCGGTCGATTTGTCGCGCGGAAGCGTGGACGATACCCGGCGCTGCTTGACCCATTTGATCGCGTTGACCGAGTCGCTGTAGACGGACTTGCCGCTGCCTTCGCGCTCGATATGGGCCAACGCGTGCACGATCGCCAGAAATTCGCCGAGATTGTTCGTTCCTTTGGCGACCGGCCCGTGCGAGAAAATCACTTCTCCCGTCGCGGTATCGACGCCTTTGTATTCGACCGGCCCGGGATTGCCCCGCGTGCCCACGTCGACCGAGATGCTGTTGTAGTCGATCTCGCTTTTCGGGACGGCGCCGGCTCTCGGACCCGCCGTTTTTTTCGCGGTTCTGGCGGCGCCGGACCTTATGTACGGCTTGGCGCCGCCTGCGTAAGCGGCTTCGGCCGCGCTTTTCGATTCGAACGACTTATACCGGGCGCCCGGATATCCGTCCACCTGCGCTTTGCATTCCGCCCAGGTCGCATAAATGCCGGGCTGCTTGCCTGTCCAGACGACATAATACTTTGACTTGCCCATACGCACCTCCAGCCTCTGTCGGCCCGTTTTTGTGAAACACTTCATTATAAGGGATGTTTTCGTCCAAATGCAACCGGAGAAGAAGACGGCGGGCCGGAAATATAGCGTTGGAAAAAAGGGCTGAAAAACGCGTTCGGCTTTTGCGCCCCACTCTTGTATACACTTGTATACATCCACTTCTTATGTTAACCTATTTACATAATGATCGGTTTATTTTACCGCAAAGGAGCTGGTTCATGCCTATGTCCAAAATGGGAACGCCCGCCATGGGACGCATGAAGTTCGACGAAAACCTCGAAAAACCCGATCTGTCGCCCG
This genomic window contains:
- the rnhA gene encoding ribonuclease H, whose protein sequence is MGKSKYYVVWTGKQPGIYATWAECKAQVDGYPGARYKSFESKSAAEAAYAGGAKPYIRSGAARTAKKTAGPRAGAVPKSEIDYNSISVDVGTRGNPGPVEYKGVDTATGEVIFSHGPVAKGTNNLGEFLAIVHALAHIEREGSGKSVYSDSVNAIKWVKQRRVSSTLPRDKSTEEIWTLVDRAVEWLETHPYRTKIMKWETRDWGEIKADYGRK